Proteins from a single region of Chitinophagales bacterium:
- a CDS encoding DUF4271 domain-containing protein — translation MLRILFLCFGLIFAGIADAQRDTTLQVDSVQAQQALLPADTMPMQADALALADSIRIADSLAQLLPVLPVKDTSTYAKWMIHPLLPLQKAALWKIDDPKISNGKDGLFYLLTGLFALLAFIRVAFGRYFSNLFALLFQASFRQKQTREQMAQDNLASLFLNILFFASGGLYITLLVQYYHWSDAGFWWLFMLCALTLMGVYSIKFLFLRFTGWAFQADQAASTYAFVVFLINKIAGVLLLPIVLVMSFSSRGMQDVALGLASGLLILLFLYRYFISAGNLRNILKVNFLHFSLYLCAVEILPLLLIYKVLVSYVAGTL, via the coding sequence ATGTTGCGTATCCTTTTTTTATGTTTCGGATTGATTTTCGCTGGTATTGCAGATGCTCAGCGTGATACGACTTTGCAAGTAGATTCTGTGCAAGCACAACAGGCATTACTGCCTGCAGATACCATGCCGATGCAGGCAGACGCTTTGGCCCTTGCAGATTCAATTCGTATTGCTGATAGCCTTGCTCAATTGTTACCTGTTTTGCCAGTTAAAGACACGAGCACATATGCAAAATGGATGATCCACCCTTTGTTACCGCTTCAAAAAGCTGCTTTGTGGAAGATTGATGATCCAAAGATTAGTAATGGTAAAGACGGCCTTTTTTATTTGTTAACAGGATTGTTTGCTTTACTAGCTTTCATCCGAGTTGCATTTGGCAGGTACTTCTCTAATTTATTTGCCCTACTATTTCAGGCATCTTTTAGGCAAAAGCAAACCCGCGAGCAAATGGCTCAGGATAATCTGGCCTCCTTGTTCCTGAATATCTTGTTCTTTGCTTCTGGTGGGCTTTACATTACTTTATTGGTGCAGTATTATCATTGGTCGGATGCAGGTTTTTGGTGGCTTTTCATGTTGTGTGCGCTTACTTTAATGGGTGTTTACAGCATCAAATTTCTCTTTTTGCGTTTTACAGGCTGGGCCTTTCAGGCCGATCAAGCTGCCTCTACCTATGCATTTGTTGTTTTTCTGATCAATAAAATAGCTGGTGTGTTGCTTCTGCCAATTGTATTGGTGATGAGCTTTTCGTCACGCGGTATGCAGGATGTTGCACTCGGTTTGGCTAGTGGATTGCTAATCCTGCTTTTCCTCTACCGCTATTTTATATCTGCTGGAAACCTCCGTAACATATTGAAAGTGAATTTCCTGCATTTTTCTTTATACCTTTGCGCCGTGGAAATTTTGCCATTGCTGCTTATCTACAAAGTGCTGGTAAGCTATGTGGCAGGAACTCTTTAA
- a CDS encoding uroporphyrinogen-III synthase, which produces MAKIGAKNTAAARNSKTILISQPRPESDKSPYFDLERKYPVKLVFHPFIKLEGIAAKEFRKQKIDIALYTAVIFTSRNAIDHFFRTCEEMKVSISQDTKYFCITEAVALYLQKFILYRKRKVFYGADGTNKSMFDVINKHRENEKFLYVCSENQQDNEIVNWLKSHNCEYQMAFMYRSISNDIKTVMDAQPIDVICFFTPSGVKSLFDNYPDFKQNGTVIGAFGNNTSKAVEEAGLDLAIKAPAPQAPSMISALDIFLSSTTSKKK; this is translated from the coding sequence ATGGCTAAGATCGGGGCGAAAAACACAGCAGCTGCCAGAAATAGTAAGACAATTCTCATTTCCCAGCCAAGACCGGAAAGCGATAAATCACCCTATTTTGATCTGGAACGTAAGTATCCGGTAAAATTGGTTTTCCATCCCTTTATCAAATTGGAAGGTATTGCTGCTAAAGAGTTCAGAAAGCAGAAAATTGATATCGCATTATATACTGCAGTCATCTTTACAAGCAGAAACGCAATCGATCATTTCTTTCGCACCTGCGAAGAAATGAAAGTGAGCATCAGTCAGGATACCAAGTATTTCTGTATTACAGAAGCTGTTGCCCTGTATCTGCAAAAATTTATTCTCTATAGAAAGCGTAAGGTTTTCTACGGTGCAGATGGTACCAACAAAAGCATGTTTGATGTGATCAACAAGCATAGAGAGAATGAGAAATTTCTGTATGTATGCAGCGAGAACCAGCAGGACAATGAGATCGTTAACTGGCTCAAGTCGCACAACTGCGAATATCAAATGGCATTCATGTACAGAAGTATCAGTAATGATATCAAGACGGTGATGGATGCTCAACCCATTGATGTGATCTGTTTCTTTACACCAAGCGGGGTTAAAAGTTTGTTTGACAATTATCCTGATTTCAAACAAAATGGCACTGTTATTGGCGCTTTTGGTAACAACACTTCTAAAGCTGTGGAAGAAGCAGGTTTGGATCTGGCAATTAAAGCTCCCGCACCACAAGCCCCAAGTATGATTTCTGCGCTCGATATTTTCCTTTCTTCGACAACGAGCAAAAAGAAATAA
- a CDS encoding thioredoxin domain-containing protein, producing the protein MAAYSNQLIHENSPYLLQHAHNPVDWYPWGEEALQKAKLEDKPILVSIGYAACHWCHVMERESFENPDTAAIMNAHFVNIKIDREERPDLDHIYMDAVQAMTGSGGWPLNVFLLPDGRPFYGGTYFPPVKAFNRSSWREVLQGVHQAFVQKRHELEAQATNLTEHLKQSNGFGFAKQGAHDSFMHQDTLATIAQNFLRNADTQWGGFGRAPKFPQTFSITFLLRHYHFTGDQAALDQALLSLDKMNAGGLYDQVGGGFARYSTDNEWLAPHFEKMLYDNALLLSALAEAYQLTKRDEYARVMRQTVDFLEREMKDVAGGFWSALDADSEGEEGKYYTWQYDEIQSLLGEDAAVFCAYFDVRPEGNWQHDASHPAVTILFAQKGMETFARERGMEMKDLQSLLDRCLQTLLAYRQSRVRPQTDDKVLLGWNALLIKAFCKVYAALGDVRFRSLATETLAFAEGAFANGQGGWLHTWKGGQAKIPAFLDDLAYLVDAYIHVQEITGNVQYLKKAKALTEQILANFGDTETAFFFYTSENQSDIIVRKKEVYDGATPSGNAVMAQNLLYLSLVFNLPEWHERAMTMLRQLSQAIVKHPGSFGVWAMALQWQVQEPLELVVVGKEALMAIHPILERYIPCKVFQLAGEMPEHGFPLLEGRWQEGKTSYYLCRQYSCQAPVDTLEAFLAIV; encoded by the coding sequence ATGGCAGCTTATAGTAATCAGCTCATACATGAGAATAGTCCCTATTTATTGCAGCATGCACACAATCCTGTTGATTGGTATCCATGGGGTGAGGAAGCGCTGCAAAAAGCAAAGCTAGAGGATAAGCCAATTCTTGTGAGTATTGGTTATGCAGCCTGTCATTGGTGTCATGTAATGGAGCGCGAAAGTTTTGAGAATCCCGACACTGCCGCGATTATGAATGCGCATTTTGTGAATATCAAAATCGATCGTGAAGAACGTCCGGATCTGGATCACATTTACATGGATGCAGTTCAGGCTATGACAGGTAGTGGGGGCTGGCCTTTAAATGTTTTCTTATTGCCAGATGGCCGACCTTTTTATGGCGGCACTTACTTCCCTCCGGTAAAAGCGTTTAATAGAAGTAGCTGGCGCGAAGTATTGCAGGGTGTGCATCAGGCTTTTGTTCAGAAAAGGCATGAGCTGGAAGCCCAGGCAACAAACCTGACCGAGCACTTGAAGCAATCAAATGGCTTTGGCTTTGCAAAGCAAGGTGCTCATGACAGCTTTATGCATCAGGATACACTGGCAACAATTGCCCAAAATTTTTTGCGCAATGCTGATACCCAGTGGGGTGGATTTGGCCGTGCGCCTAAATTCCCGCAAACATTCTCTATCACTTTTTTGCTGAGACACTACCACTTCACCGGCGATCAAGCTGCTTTGGATCAGGCATTGCTGAGTTTAGATAAAATGAATGCGGGGGGGCTTTATGATCAGGTTGGTGGAGGCTTTGCCAGATATAGTACCGATAATGAATGGCTGGCTCCGCATTTTGAAAAAATGCTGTACGATAATGCGTTATTGCTAAGCGCTTTGGCAGAAGCCTATCAGCTCACAAAACGAGATGAATACGCACGTGTGATGCGTCAGACAGTTGATTTTTTGGAAAGAGAAATGAAAGATGTAGCTGGCGGTTTTTGGAGTGCATTGGATGCAGACAGTGAGGGAGAGGAAGGTAAATACTACACCTGGCAATATGACGAAATTCAATCTTTATTAGGCGAAGACGCAGCTGTTTTTTGCGCCTATTTTGATGTTAGGCCTGAAGGTAATTGGCAGCATGATGCCAGTCATCCGGCAGTAACCATTCTGTTTGCACAAAAGGGTATGGAAACATTTGCAAGGGAGCGAGGTATGGAAATGAAAGACCTGCAAAGTCTTCTGGATCGATGCTTGCAAACCCTTTTAGCGTATCGACAATCGAGAGTAAGGCCACAAACAGACGATAAAGTGTTACTTGGTTGGAATGCGTTGTTAATCAAGGCATTTTGCAAGGTTTATGCAGCTTTGGGTGATGTGCGCTTTCGATCATTGGCCACTGAAACACTGGCTTTTGCTGAGGGTGCTTTTGCGAATGGACAAGGTGGATGGTTACATACCTGGAAAGGTGGGCAAGCAAAAATTCCGGCTTTCCTGGATGACCTGGCCTATCTGGTGGATGCCTATATCCATGTGCAGGAGATCACCGGCAATGTTCAATATCTGAAAAAAGCCAAGGCATTAACGGAGCAGATTCTGGCAAATTTTGGAGATACAGAGACGGCATTTTTCTTTTATACGTCTGAAAATCAATCAGATATAATTGTAAGGAAAAAGGAAGTGTATGATGGGGCAACCCCAAGTGGTAATGCGGTGATGGCGCAGAATTTACTTTATTTGTCGCTGGTTTTCAATCTGCCCGAATGGCATGAAAGGGCAATGACCATGCTTCGCCAATTGTCTCAAGCCATTGTAAAACATCCTGGCAGTTTCGGTGTTTGGGCTATGGCGCTGCAATGGCAAGTGCAAGAGCCATTGGAGTTGGTAGTTGTTGGAAAAGAAGCGCTTATGGCAATACATCCCATTTTGGAGCGTTATATACCCTGTAAGGTGTTTCAGTTGGCCGGTGAAATGCCTGAACATGGTTTTCCCTTATTGGAAGGGAGGTGGCAGGAGGGTAAAACAAGCTATTACCTGTGCAGACAATACAGCTGCCAGGCGCCTGTTGATACCCTTGAGGCTTTTTTAGCAATTGTGTAA
- a CDS encoding SUMF1/EgtB/PvdO family nonheme iron enzyme: MKGILRNILLITLVLAIASCNAFKKNKSGKGLPDNGQLMGIAPVAKPNMERPNGMVYVPPGTFHLGPSDEDISFSYVTRNRQVSIPGFWMDATEITNNEYRQFVTWVRDSLAYKILFGQGINKPDDTTAVDWKKVRTIKWDKATIEKLNELNLAPDNRLFGKVEIDPDKLVYRVEFFDLNNAAKRENMGVPRKNFIVRRDQKVYPDTLVWMRDFTYSYNEPMTRRYFAHPSFGNYPVVGITWKQAEAFANWRTRYMNNYLERKKFATDGEYRLPTEAEWEYAARGNRTGSMFGWGNYYLRNKKGCLLANFKPGRGNYAEDGGFYTVRADAYWPNEYGLYNMSGNVAEWTSSLYYEGAYNFMNDLSPDIRYDASDNDKPRDKRKVVRGGSWKDIQYFLQASTRTYEYQDTAKSYIGFRCVVDLTPRSKR; the protein is encoded by the coding sequence ATGAAAGGTATCCTGAGAAATATCCTATTAATCACCCTTGTATTGGCTATTGCATCATGCAATGCCTTCAAGAAGAACAAGTCTGGAAAAGGCTTGCCAGACAATGGTCAGCTGATGGGCATTGCACCTGTTGCAAAGCCTAACATGGAGCGTCCTAATGGTATGGTCTATGTGCCACCTGGAACTTTCCACCTTGGTCCTAGTGATGAAGACATCAGCTTTAGCTATGTTACCCGTAACAGACAGGTATCTATTCCAGGTTTTTGGATGGATGCTACTGAAATTACCAATAACGAGTATCGTCAGTTCGTGACATGGGTTAGAGACTCATTGGCCTACAAAATTCTGTTTGGCCAGGGAATCAATAAGCCTGATGACACAACTGCTGTTGATTGGAAGAAAGTAAGAACCATCAAGTGGGATAAAGCGACCATCGAAAAATTGAATGAATTGAATTTGGCACCTGATAACCGTTTGTTTGGTAAGGTGGAGATTGATCCTGATAAGCTGGTATATCGCGTTGAGTTCTTCGATCTGAACAACGCTGCCAAGCGTGAAAACATGGGCGTTCCAAGAAAAAACTTCATTGTTCGCAGAGATCAGAAAGTATATCCTGATACATTGGTATGGATGCGTGATTTCACTTATTCATACAATGAACCAATGACAAGAAGATATTTTGCTCACCCATCTTTCGGAAATTATCCCGTAGTGGGCATTACATGGAAACAAGCGGAAGCTTTTGCAAACTGGCGTACACGTTACATGAATAATTATCTGGAGCGCAAAAAATTCGCAACAGATGGTGAATACCGTTTACCTACTGAAGCAGAATGGGAATATGCTGCTCGTGGTAATAGAACAGGTTCCATGTTTGGCTGGGGTAACTACTATCTGAGAAACAAGAAAGGATGCTTGCTTGCCAACTTTAAGCCTGGCAGAGGTAATTATGCTGAAGACGGAGGTTTTTATACAGTTCGTGCTGACGCATATTGGCCTAATGAGTATGGCTTGTACAATATGTCTGGTAACGTAGCTGAGTGGACAAGCAGTTTATATTATGAAGGTGCTTACAATTTCATGAATGATTTGAGTCCAGATATACGTTACGATGCATCTGATAATGATAAGCCAAGAGATAAGCGTAAAGTAGTTCGTGGTGGTAGTTGGAAGGATATTCAGTATTTCCTTCAGGCTAGTACCAGAACTTACGAATATCAAGATACAGCGAAGTCTTACATCGGTTTCCGCTGTGTTGTTGACTTAACCCCTAGATCTAAGCGATAA
- the gldL gene encoding gliding motility protein GldL: MSAGVNPTVNRLVNVFVCVGAAVVIFGAMAKILHLSWADWALKIGLTTEALIFLVYAILPPPDSGPSHVEVVDKGNPALKSMEKMLEEADITPANLSKLSAGFQKLGTTVDKMGEVGDVVKSTGDFSNKAKEATAALGNIAGVVSQASNSLSAFNQASESTRTFHDQVQVLTKNLTSLNTIYELELQESNNHLKALNQFYGKLAQASAAMQTSAEDAIRAKEQITALANNLGKLNQVYGNMLTAMQGR; the protein is encoded by the coding sequence ATGTCAGCAGGTGTTAATCCTACAGTAAACAGACTTGTGAATGTTTTCGTGTGCGTGGGTGCCGCAGTCGTAATCTTCGGTGCAATGGCTAAAATTCTTCACCTTTCATGGGCCGACTGGGCGCTGAAAATTGGTCTTACTACAGAAGCTTTGATCTTCTTAGTATATGCCATTCTGCCTCCTCCTGATTCGGGTCCATCTCATGTGGAAGTTGTAGACAAAGGCAATCCAGCTTTGAAGTCTATGGAGAAAATGCTGGAAGAAGCAGATATCACTCCTGCAAATCTGTCTAAGCTGAGCGCTGGTTTCCAGAAGCTGGGAACAACAGTTGATAAAATGGGTGAAGTTGGTGATGTGGTAAAATCAACAGGCGATTTCTCTAATAAAGCTAAAGAAGCAACAGCTGCACTGGGTAATATTGCCGGTGTTGTATCACAAGCTTCTAACTCTTTAAGTGCATTCAATCAGGCTTCAGAAAGCACACGTACTTTCCATGATCAGGTACAGGTATTAACTAAAAACTTGACGTCTTTAAATACGATTTACGAACTCGAATTGCAGGAAAGCAATAATCACCTGAAAGCGCTGAACCAGTTTTATGGTAAACTGGCGCAAGCTTCTGCAGCAATGCAAACTAGTGCTGAAGATGCCATCAGAGCGAAAGAGCAGATCACTGCACTTGCCAATAATCTTGGTAAGCTGAATCAGGTTTATGGTAACATGCTCACTGCTATGCAGGGCAGATAA
- the gldM gene encoding gliding motility protein GldM — protein MSLPKEPRQKMINMMYLVLTALLALNVSSEILHAFKTVNESLITASNTVEKKNVEIFKSFERKLQDPKTAEKAAIWKPLADKAKTLSDDMYKYLENLKEELIQEAGGYITDEETGLKKIKGEDNLDAATRLFISNPPEGKARGKELYEKLKAYKEQLSNISPDILKEVAPNLPLDLSIPNPDKKKDVKESDWAYSYFHMTPTIAGITILSKFQNDIKNAESQVIEYCHKEIGEVEIVYDEFQALAGTNATYLMPGDELVITAGIGAFSKSAKPSVSVDGASASLNADGMAEYKTTVGNPGEYTKRVNINYVKPDGSTANVVKEIKYTVGVPSGLVVSTDKTRVFYQDLENPLSVIGGGGAEKVSVNITGPEVSFRNAGAGTYIVTPKRLGTATVTASDGKGKPVTLQIPIKPVPAPLATVGGKGGGEMPAGIFKLQKGVAAELRDFIFEGVKYTVTSYIVYFTGKGFEDSPGFAEVSGAYFSDEVKNLLKRVQPGTTVVFDDIRVVGPGGGRKLEQNISFTLN, from the coding sequence ATGTCTCTACCCAAGGAACCGCGGCAGAAAATGATCAACATGATGTACTTGGTGCTAACAGCCCTGTTGGCGCTTAACGTATCTTCAGAGATTCTGCATGCGTTCAAAACGGTAAATGAAAGCTTGATCACAGCTAGCAATACTGTTGAGAAAAAAAATGTGGAAATATTTAAATCATTCGAACGTAAGCTACAGGATCCAAAGACAGCTGAGAAAGCAGCCATTTGGAAGCCTTTGGCAGATAAGGCCAAGACTTTGTCGGATGATATGTATAAGTACCTCGAAAATTTAAAAGAAGAATTGATTCAGGAAGCCGGCGGCTATATTACTGACGAGGAAACAGGTCTTAAAAAAATCAAAGGAGAAGATAATCTTGATGCGGCTACCAGACTGTTCATCTCAAATCCTCCTGAAGGTAAAGCAAGAGGTAAAGAGCTCTACGAAAAGCTGAAAGCTTACAAAGAACAACTGTCTAACATTAGTCCGGACATCCTGAAAGAAGTAGCGCCAAACCTGCCATTAGATTTATCTATTCCCAATCCTGATAAAAAGAAGGATGTGAAGGAATCTGATTGGGCTTATTCTTATTTCCATATGACGCCCACTATTGCAGGTATTACTATTCTGAGCAAGTTTCAGAATGATATCAAGAATGCAGAATCTCAGGTTATTGAATACTGTCACAAAGAGATTGGTGAAGTAGAAATCGTGTACGACGAGTTTCAGGCGCTGGCTGGTACCAATGCAACTTACCTGATGCCTGGCGATGAACTGGTGATTACTGCAGGTATTGGTGCATTTTCGAAGAGTGCCAAGCCTTCAGTTTCAGTTGATGGGGCTTCTGCTTCCTTGAATGCTGATGGTATGGCTGAGTATAAAACCACGGTTGGTAACCCTGGTGAGTATACCAAGCGCGTAAACATCAATTATGTTAAGCCCGATGGTTCTACAGCAAATGTGGTTAAGGAAATTAAGTATACCGTAGGTGTTCCATCTGGATTGGTGGTTTCTACTGATAAGACAAGAGTATTCTATCAGGATTTAGAAAACCCACTAAGTGTAATTGGTGGCGGTGGTGCTGAAAAAGTTAGTGTAAACATCACCGGACCTGAAGTGAGTTTCCGTAATGCCGGTGCCGGAACTTATATCGTAACGCCTAAGCGTTTGGGAACTGCTACAGTAACTGCTAGCGATGGTAAGGGTAAGCCGGTTACGCTACAGATCCCTATTAAGCCTGTACCTGCGCCTTTGGCAACAGTAGGCGGCAAGGGTGGTGGTGAAATGCCTGCCGGTATTTTCAAACTGCAAAAGGGTGTGGCTGCAGAATTACGTGACTTCATTTTCGAAGGTGTTAAATACACCGTTACTTCATACATCGTTTACTTCACCGGTAAAGGTTTCGAAGATAGCCCCGGCTTCGCAGAGGTATCTGGTGCTTACTTTTCTGATGAAGTAAAGAATTTGTTGAAGCGTGTACAACCAGGAACAACCGTGGTATTTGATGATATCCGCGTGGTAGGACCTGGTGGTGGAAGAAAATTAGAACAGAACATATCCTTTACGTTAAACTGA
- the gldN gene encoding gliding motility protein GldN, with amino-acid sequence MRLNRWMVAGLVGLSVMQVVDADAQYRRRTTPPPAQQQQPAQQQQAKPDTTGKGNMRDLNFNQPANQQMQQQSSAPKFAYGDTAIGIETKSAQSLRNNYAVDRNLIKDRKPLAYEHIREDDAFFSEFIWREIDGREKANLSFMYPAKDDNGDQRFFAVLLSGIINDSVMAFEDERFTTPIATSKIMDQLAGKLDTVSVLDPVSGEETKTISRTSSANLDSVYTFRIKEQVIFDKESSRLYFRIIGVCPVVKRKVGNKSEAFPLFWLYYPDLRPTLAKYEVYNSRNFSGRMTWEELFESRFFSSYITKTTWNNPSNKSLAGLIKDPLFRLLEGENIKEKIFAFEQNLWSY; translated from the coding sequence ATGAGATTGAACAGATGGATGGTTGCAGGGCTTGTGGGCTTGTCTGTGATGCAGGTTGTTGACGCTGATGCACAATATCGTCGTCGTACCACCCCTCCGCCTGCTCAGCAGCAGCAACCAGCGCAGCAGCAACAAGCAAAACCTGATACAACAGGTAAGGGTAATATGCGCGATCTGAATTTCAACCAGCCTGCAAATCAGCAAATGCAGCAGCAGTCTTCTGCTCCTAAGTTTGCTTATGGTGATACTGCTATCGGTATTGAAACAAAATCTGCCCAATCGCTTAGAAATAACTACGCAGTTGATAGAAACCTGATTAAGGACAGAAAACCGCTGGCTTATGAACATATCCGTGAGGACGATGCTTTCTTCAGTGAATTCATCTGGCGCGAAATTGATGGACGTGAAAAGGCAAATCTGTCTTTCATGTATCCTGCCAAAGACGATAATGGAGACCAGCGTTTCTTTGCGGTACTACTTTCTGGTATCATTAATGACAGTGTAATGGCTTTTGAGGATGAGCGTTTTACTACGCCCATTGCTACTTCAAAAATCATGGATCAGTTGGCTGGTAAATTGGACACAGTTTCTGTACTGGATCCGGTAAGTGGAGAAGAAACAAAAACCATTAGCCGTACCTCTTCAGCTAACTTAGACTCAGTATATACGTTTCGTATTAAGGAGCAGGTAATCTTTGATAAGGAATCCAGCCGTTTGTATTTCCGAATTATCGGTGTTTGTCCGGTGGTTAAGCGTAAAGTAGGTAACAAGAGCGAAGCATTCCCATTATTCTGGTTATACTATCCGGATTTGCGCCCCACTTTGGCTAAGTATGAAGTGTATAATTCCAGAAACTTCTCTGGTCGTATGACGTGGGAAGAATTGTTTGAAAGCCGTTTCTTTTCCAGTTATATCACCAAGACAACCTGGAATAACCCATCTAATAAATCTTTAGCAGGTTTGATTAAAGACCCGCTGTTCAGACTCCTGGAAGGAGAGAATATCAAAGAGAAGATCTTTGCTTTCGAGCAAAACCTGTGGTCTTACTAG
- a CDS encoding excinuclease ABC subunit C gives MTAEQFQHIAHTIPTEPGIYKYFHQNGELLYVGKAKSLRKRVSSYFSKSFTSYKTHELVQRIHHIEFTIVDSEQDAFLLENALIKQYKPRYNINLKDDKTYPYIVIKREPFPRIFLTRKKINDGSEYLGPFTSAGRVRELLGIIKLFIPLRTCKLPLTAANIQKGKFKVCLEYHLGNCKGPCEGLQSEVDYQQSLLQVRNILKGNLAPVMQHLKEEMQQYAADLAFEKAGMIKQKIDELEAYQARSVIVSGHLGHLDVFSILKENDTAYVNYLMVEHGTIVQTHTVQLTTQLEEDTAEVLSFAIEQLRATFNSLAKEVVVAEEVELPENLTVSIPKSGDKKKLLELSIKNVNYFREELRKKQILQLEGRSDQEKKQVIYELQDYLHLQYAPVHIECFDNSHFQGSYPVSAMVCFKDGIPSKADYRHFNVKTVTGIDDFATMREVVFRRYRRLKEEGSSLPQLVIIDGGKGQLNAAMDSIKALGLEGEMTLVGLAKNEEELFFVGDQESLKLPWNSNSMKLIRFIRDEVHRFGITFHRKKRSAGTFKNQLEDIEGIGKQTAEKLLQHFKSVKKVSSATEQELTAVIGLSKARQVLDYFKLKGKF, from the coding sequence ATGACCGCTGAGCAGTTCCAGCATATCGCCCACACAATTCCTACTGAACCTGGCATTTACAAGTATTTTCATCAGAATGGTGAATTACTGTATGTTGGGAAAGCCAAAAGTTTGCGTAAGCGAGTAAGCTCCTATTTCTCTAAGAGCTTCACCAGCTACAAGACACATGAGCTGGTTCAAAGAATTCACCATATTGAATTCACGATTGTTGATTCTGAACAAGATGCTTTTCTGCTGGAGAATGCACTGATCAAGCAATACAAACCCAGATACAATATCAATCTGAAAGACGATAAGACCTACCCGTATATCGTCATTAAAAGAGAGCCCTTCCCAAGAATATTTCTGACGCGAAAGAAAATCAACGATGGATCTGAATACCTGGGCCCCTTTACTTCTGCTGGAAGAGTAAGAGAGTTGCTTGGTATTATTAAACTATTCATACCCTTAAGAACCTGTAAACTTCCTTTAACTGCAGCCAATATACAAAAAGGCAAGTTTAAAGTTTGCTTGGAATATCATTTAGGCAATTGTAAAGGACCATGTGAGGGTTTACAATCAGAAGTTGATTATCAGCAATCCTTGCTTCAGGTAAGAAATATATTGAAGGGCAATCTTGCTCCGGTAATGCAGCACCTTAAGGAAGAAATGCAACAATATGCAGCAGATCTTGCATTTGAAAAAGCCGGAATGATCAAGCAGAAGATAGACGAGCTGGAAGCTTACCAGGCAAGATCGGTAATTGTTTCAGGACATCTAGGCCATCTCGATGTATTCTCTATTCTGAAAGAAAATGATACCGCCTATGTGAACTACCTCATGGTAGAACATGGAACCATCGTACAAACGCATACTGTTCAATTAACTACACAATTAGAAGAGGATACTGCTGAAGTACTCAGCTTTGCTATTGAACAGCTACGTGCCACATTCAATAGTCTGGCCAAAGAAGTGGTGGTTGCTGAGGAAGTAGAACTCCCTGAAAACTTAACGGTAAGTATTCCTAAATCAGGAGATAAAAAGAAACTGCTGGAACTCTCTATCAAGAATGTGAATTACTTCAGAGAAGAACTTAGAAAAAAGCAGATACTGCAACTCGAAGGCCGCTCTGACCAGGAAAAGAAACAAGTAATTTATGAGTTGCAGGACTATTTACACTTGCAATACGCCCCAGTACATATAGAATGCTTTGATAACTCTCACTTTCAGGGCAGCTATCCCGTAAGTGCCATGGTTTGCTTTAAAGATGGCATACCAAGTAAAGCAGATTACAGGCATTTTAATGTGAAGACAGTTACCGGTATTGATGATTTTGCCACAATGCGTGAGGTTGTCTTCAGACGCTATCGTCGCTTAAAAGAGGAAGGCAGCTCGCTACCACAATTGGTTATTATTGACGGCGGTAAAGGACAATTGAACGCTGCAATGGATAGCATAAAGGCCTTAGGACTGGAAGGCGAAATGACTTTGGTGGGTTTAGCGAAAAATGAAGAAGAACTATTCTTTGTTGGTGATCAGGAATCATTGAAACTACCTTGGAACAGCAATAGTATGAAGCTGATCCGCTTTATCCGTGATGAAGTGCACAGGTTTGGCATCACATTCCACCGCAAGAAAAGATCAGCCGGCACATTTAAGAATCAGTTAGAAGATATTGAGGGTATTGGCAAGCAAACAGCAGAAAAACTGTTACAGCACTTTAAGTCCGTCAAAAAAGTATCATCAGCTACTGAGCAGGAGCTAACTGCAGTAATAGGTCTTTCAAAGGCAAGACAGGTATTGGACTATTTTAAGCTCAAAGGCAAGTTTTAA